From the Exiguobacterium aurantiacum genome, one window contains:
- a CDS encoding DEAD/DEAH box helicase, protein MNFTKPFINEAWDRLGFTEPMPVQAEAFPLLLDGKDVTIEAPTGTGKTLAYLLPAIEKIDASNDRIQVVIVAPTRELVMQIQTVAQRFTEKGDVRIASFIGGVELKRQIDRLKKKPHLIVGTPGRLVELIEKKKLKLHETHTIVLDEADQIIDSGLTESAERIIKHTAHEHQIALVSATLTDTLQAWAAPFLKEPAHVKIERAVSAQVTYGYMLTTRRYKPELLRRLSHVDNVKALAFINNRSFLPPLKGELDKMKVNYRMLDSLKGKRERVETLREFRKGDYPLLITTGLAARGLDIEEVTHVVHFDLPESIDDFIHRSGRTARGNAAGTVLSLVTDEDLTHLKSFARQLGVELKELEIYRGDVIEKRIEDKPPVVKRPANKRGPRR, encoded by the coding sequence ATGAACTTTACAAAACCATTTATTAACGAAGCCTGGGATCGCCTTGGCTTTACTGAACCGATGCCGGTCCAAGCCGAAGCGTTCCCGCTTCTTCTTGACGGAAAAGACGTCACGATCGAAGCGCCGACAGGTACCGGGAAGACGCTTGCTTACTTATTACCCGCCATCGAAAAAATCGACGCTTCAAACGACCGCATCCAAGTCGTCATCGTCGCACCGACTCGTGAACTCGTCATGCAGATTCAAACGGTCGCGCAACGCTTCACCGAGAAAGGTGACGTCCGCATCGCCTCGTTCATCGGTGGCGTCGAACTGAAGCGCCAAATCGATCGCCTCAAGAAAAAACCGCATTTGATTGTCGGGACACCGGGCCGACTCGTCGAACTCATTGAGAAGAAAAAGTTGAAACTTCACGAGACGCATACAATCGTCCTCGACGAAGCCGACCAAATCATCGACAGCGGTTTGACAGAATCTGCTGAACGGATCATCAAGCACACGGCGCATGAACATCAAATCGCACTCGTCTCGGCGACACTCACAGACACGCTTCAAGCGTGGGCTGCCCCGTTCTTAAAGGAGCCGGCACATGTGAAAATCGAGCGGGCGGTGAGCGCACAAGTCACCTACGGCTACATGTTGACGACACGCCGCTACAAACCCGAGTTGCTCCGCCGTCTGTCGCATGTCGACAACGTCAAAGCACTCGCTTTTATCAACAACCGTTCGTTCTTGCCACCGTTGAAAGGTGAGCTCGACAAGATGAAAGTGAACTATCGCATGCTCGACAGCTTGAAAGGAAAGCGCGAACGTGTCGAAACGCTTCGTGAGTTCCGTAAAGGCGACTATCCGCTCCTTATCACGACAGGTCTCGCAGCCCGTGGCCTCGATATCGAAGAAGTGACACACGTCGTCCACTTTGACTTGCCAGAATCGATCGATGACTTCATTCACCGCTCGGGCCGGACGGCACGCGGCAATGCGGCTGGGACTGTCCTCTCGCTCGTGACGGATGAAGATTTGACGCATTTGAAATCGTTCGCCCGTCAACTCGGCGTCGAATTGAAAGAGCTCGAAATTTACCGTGGCGACGTCATCGAGAAGCGAATCGAAGATAAACCCCCGGTCGTCAAACGTCCCGCGAACAAGCGAGGACCGCGCCGATGA
- a CDS encoding ABC transporter permease, producing the protein MSVLKLISWELDRVKKSYLILVGVLLALQFSWLGAFLWRQTATYEEMRLEGMTGYTVSFANYIGSTVFTLSVGVAIVAMIFFSVWIWYREFQGRGTFMMRLLTIPTGRMKLFIAKFVTVMMLILGLFAIQWMALLLQYQLFTAWLNAKMIPLQGSFERAIQFDYLAMMYPESGFNFLVHQVLIAFVVLALFTFVLVERGLWQRTLWSPVLAICVVSGLIALPTLLIIYFERYLFMDELIGLFGLGLIGLVFGLTLLSRRFLSKKMSV; encoded by the coding sequence ATGAGCGTGTTGAAACTGATCAGTTGGGAGCTTGATCGCGTAAAGAAATCGTACTTGATCTTAGTCGGCGTGCTGTTGGCGCTGCAATTCAGCTGGCTAGGTGCTTTCTTATGGAGGCAGACTGCTACATATGAAGAAATGAGACTAGAGGGCATGACGGGTTATACGGTCTCGTTCGCGAATTACATCGGGAGCACTGTGTTTACTCTATCAGTTGGTGTCGCAATCGTCGCGATGATTTTTTTCAGCGTCTGGATTTGGTATCGCGAGTTTCAAGGACGCGGCACATTTATGATGCGGTTGCTGACGATACCGACAGGGAGAATGAAACTGTTCATTGCGAAATTTGTGACAGTCATGATGCTCATTTTGGGCTTGTTCGCGATTCAATGGATGGCGTTGCTTTTGCAATATCAACTGTTCACTGCTTGGCTGAACGCCAAAATGATTCCGCTTCAAGGATCGTTTGAGAGGGCGATACAGTTCGATTATCTTGCCATGATGTATCCAGAGAGTGGATTTAACTTCCTCGTGCATCAAGTGCTGATCGCATTTGTCGTGCTCGCACTCTTCACGTTCGTTTTAGTGGAGCGGGGGCTATGGCAACGGACGCTTTGGTCACCGGTCTTGGCTATTTGTGTAGTGAGTGGTTTGATTGCGTTGCCGACGCTTCTAATTATTTATTTTGAACGCTATTTGTTTATGGATGAACTGATTGGACTGTTCGGTTTAGGATTGATCGGGTTGGTCTTCGGGCTGACGTTGCTAAGCCGTCGTTTCCTTTCAAAAAAAATGAGTGTGTGA
- a CDS encoding ABC transporter ATP-binding protein yields the protein MIEVLGVKKRYRKKQVIEDVSFTAQKGEITCLIGLNGTGKSTILKGIMGLTPFDQGTVLVDGKPIDLNRVAFVPDHSTFPIHFTIEQCEAFMRDFYPKFDPKLFARLVDEFKLFPEDKLNELSKGTLAKVNLALGIAQDPDYLLLDEPFSGIDVFSKEQIVELFSSDVMEDRGVLITTHEIEDIEYLVDKAVMLNRGRIVREFDVEDVRFIHGKSIVDVMREEYGA from the coding sequence ATGATCGAAGTACTGGGAGTTAAGAAACGTTACCGCAAAAAACAAGTCATCGAGGACGTGTCGTTCACGGCCCAAAAAGGGGAAATCACGTGTCTGATTGGGTTAAACGGTACCGGGAAATCGACGATTTTAAAAGGTATCATGGGACTGACACCGTTCGATCAAGGGACGGTGCTCGTCGACGGCAAACCGATTGACTTGAACCGCGTCGCATTCGTACCAGACCACTCGACATTCCCCATTCATTTCACGATTGAGCAGTGTGAGGCGTTCATGCGCGACTTTTATCCGAAGTTCGACCCGAAATTGTTCGCCCGTCTTGTCGACGAGTTCAAGCTGTTTCCGGAAGACAAGTTGAACGAGCTGTCGAAAGGGACGCTCGCGAAAGTGAACTTGGCGCTCGGCATCGCCCAAGACCCGGACTATTTATTGCTCGACGAACCATTCTCAGGCATCGATGTGTTTTCAAAAGAACAGATCGTCGAGTTGTTCTCGAGTGATGTGATGGAAGATCGGGGCGTGTTGATTACGACGCACGAGATTGAAGACATTGAATATTTGGTCGATAAGGCCGTCATGTTGAACCGAGGACGGATCGTCCGTGAGTTCGACGTCGAGGACGTCCGTTTCATTCACGGCAAGTCGATCGTCGATGTCATGAGAGAGGAGTACGGGGCATGA
- a CDS encoding GntR family transcriptional regulator — MIIQFNTRAPVYMQVVDYFKKKMALGELQAGEEMPSRRELATELKINPNTVQKAFKEMEEQQLITTERNRPSRVTTDEHVLKRIRTELVDEAIAVFVESIQELDVTMDELVDKIKQQYGEGNFNDRSTGS, encoded by the coding sequence ATGATCATACAATTCAACACGAGAGCCCCGGTTTATATGCAAGTCGTCGATTACTTCAAAAAGAAGATGGCGCTTGGCGAACTGCAGGCAGGCGAAGAGATGCCGTCGCGGCGAGAGCTCGCGACCGAACTGAAAATCAATCCGAACACCGTCCAAAAGGCGTTCAAGGAAATGGAGGAACAACAATTGATTACGACCGAACGGAACCGTCCGAGCCGCGTGACGACCGATGAACATGTATTGAAACGGATCCGCACCGAGCTCGTCGATGAGGCAATCGCCGTTTTTGTCGAATCGATTCAAGAACTCGACGTCACGATGGATGAACTCGTCGATAAAATCAAACAGCAATACGGGGAGGGGAATTTCAATGATCGAAGTACTGGGAGTTAA
- a CDS encoding kinase, with the protein MDTVRQVIETAYASHEQERPIIVAIDGLSGAGKTTLVNQLRGIVPNEMIFHIDDFIVERSRRYDTGEPEAIEYYTLQWDVDLLVETLFKPLQEGQATLTLPYYDRDRDEVINRTVEIAPTAIVLIEGIFLLRDEWRAYFDYVVYLDCPQEVRYERVLNRDTYIGDLSERLDKYERRYWPGETHYLKTVNPKAKADHIIRSS; encoded by the coding sequence ATGGATACGGTGAGGCAAGTCATTGAAACAGCGTACGCCAGTCATGAGCAAGAGCGTCCGATCATCGTCGCCATCGACGGATTGAGCGGTGCCGGAAAGACGACACTTGTCAATCAACTACGGGGCATCGTGCCGAACGAAATGATTTTCCACATTGACGACTTTATCGTCGAACGGTCCCGGCGCTACGACACCGGTGAGCCGGAGGCGATCGAATACTATACGTTGCAGTGGGACGTCGACTTGCTCGTGGAGACGTTGTTCAAACCGCTTCAAGAAGGGCAGGCGACGCTGACGTTGCCATATTATGACCGCGACCGGGATGAGGTCATCAATCGAACGGTGGAAATCGCACCGACCGCAATTGTCTTGATTGAAGGCATTTTCTTATTGCGTGACGAGTGGCGCGCTTACTTCGATTACGTCGTCTATCTCGACTGTCCGCAAGAGGTCCGGTATGAACGTGTCCTGAATCGTGATACGTATATCGGCGACTTGTCGGAGCGGCTCGACAAGTATGAGCGCCGGTACTGGCCGGGAGAAACGCATTACCTCAAGACGGTCAATCCGAAAGCCAAAGCCGATCACATCATTCGATCTAGTTGA
- a CDS encoding b(o/a)3-type cytochrome-c oxidase subunit 1, with the protein MERGVPVPSIGAKEARLAYAHVVISVLAVLIGGLAGLMQTLIRTGVIPEVFGYYQLLTAHGIMLGLVFTTMFIIGLLYALLAKSFGRFESFPTRVAWLGFWMIIAGAVLVTIMVLANKATVLYTFYAPLMADPVFYIGLVLFVVGTWLSAFAMFRMYADYKRENPGVHPPLPAYMSVMTMLLWVIATLGVAGTILFQLLPLSLGWKDTVGIELSRTLFWYFGHPLVYFWLMPAYIVWYTVVPKVIGGKIFSDALARMAFLLFLLFSFPVGFHHQLTEPGIDPFWKFVQVILTFLVVIPSFMTAFSLFATFELRGRALGARGLFGWVKKMPYGDVRFLAPFVGMLFFIPAGAGGIINASHQLNAMVHNTLWVTGHFHITVGTAVALTFFGTAYWLVPVLRGRTLTKSMNRIGLIQTGTWAFGMSIMSYAMHISGLQGNPRRTGPATYFSDALTREWIPYHIAMAIGGTILLISVLIFVYSMFNLSFLAPKGEEEFPLAETEEAAMETPRFFENWKLWITVTFVLIAFAYTVPIWHLIESAPPGAKGWVLW; encoded by the coding sequence ATGGAACGCGGCGTTCCGGTGCCGAGTATCGGTGCCAAAGAAGCGCGCCTCGCCTATGCCCATGTCGTCATCTCGGTCCTTGCCGTTTTGATTGGCGGTTTGGCTGGACTCATGCAGACGCTTATCCGGACGGGTGTCATCCCGGAAGTGTTCGGCTATTATCAACTTTTGACCGCGCACGGCATCATGCTTGGTCTCGTCTTCACGACGATGTTTATTATCGGTTTGCTTTACGCGCTCCTCGCCAAGTCGTTCGGACGTTTTGAGTCGTTCCCGACCCGGGTTGCCTGGCTCGGATTTTGGATGATCATCGCCGGAGCCGTGCTCGTCACAATCATGGTGCTCGCCAATAAAGCGACTGTGTTGTATACGTTCTATGCGCCGCTCATGGCCGACCCGGTGTTCTATATCGGTCTCGTCTTGTTCGTCGTCGGCACATGGTTGTCTGCGTTCGCCATGTTCCGCATGTATGCAGACTATAAACGGGAGAACCCAGGAGTTCACCCGCCGCTGCCGGCGTATATGAGTGTCATGACGATGCTCTTATGGGTTATCGCCACGCTCGGTGTCGCTGGGACGATTTTGTTCCAACTGCTCCCGCTCTCGCTCGGATGGAAAGATACGGTCGGGATCGAGTTGTCACGGACGCTATTCTGGTACTTCGGTCACCCGCTCGTCTATTTCTGGCTCATGCCGGCCTATATCGTCTGGTATACGGTCGTGCCGAAAGTAATCGGCGGAAAGATTTTCTCGGATGCGCTCGCGCGGATGGCATTTCTCTTATTCCTCTTGTTCTCGTTCCCGGTCGGTTTCCACCACCAGTTGACAGAGCCAGGGATTGACCCGTTCTGGAAGTTCGTCCAAGTAATCTTGACGTTCCTCGTCGTCATCCCATCGTTCATGACGGCGTTCTCGCTGTTTGCGACGTTCGAGTTGCGCGGTCGCGCACTCGGTGCCCGCGGTCTATTTGGTTGGGTCAAGAAAATGCCGTATGGGGATGTTCGTTTCCTCGCGCCATTCGTCGGGATGTTATTCTTCATTCCAGCCGGGGCCGGCGGGATCATCAACGCGTCGCACCAATTGAACGCGATGGTCCACAATACACTATGGGTCACGGGTCACTTCCATATCACGGTCGGGACGGCCGTCGCGTTGACGTTCTTCGGAACGGCGTATTGGCTCGTACCGGTCCTTCGAGGTCGTACACTCACGAAATCGATGAACCGCATCGGATTGATTCAAACTGGGACGTGGGCGTTCGGGATGTCGATCATGTCTTACGCGATGCATATCTCGGGCCTTCAAGGTAACCCGCGCCGGACTGGTCCAGCGACATACTTCTCCGACGCACTCACGCGCGAATGGATTCCATACCACATCGCTATGGCGATCGGTGGGACGATCCTGTTGATCTCGGTCCTCATTTTCGTCTATTCGATGTTCAACTTGTCATTCCTCGCTCCGAAAGGAGAAGAGGAGTTTCCGCTCGCTGAGACGGAAGAGGCGGCGATGGAGACGCCACGTTTCTTCGAGAATTGGAAGCTATGGATTACTGTCACGTTCGTGTTGATTGCGTTCGCCTACACGGTCCCGATTTGGCACTTGATTGAGAGTGCGCCACCGGGAGCGAAAGGTTGGGTGCTCTGGTAA
- a CDS encoding cytochrome c oxidase subunit II, which yields MHIHKLEKYWLVFGIILLGVFLTVLGISAFAAGNQPASDADLIDPAKVHQTAPFDKPGLHKIGDNEYELVMVAQAFTFTPGNVEIPKGAKVTFLVTSPDVVHGFQLTGTPVNMMVVPGHINSLTYTFDEAGEFLILCNEYCGTGHHMMATKIKVVD from the coding sequence ATGCATATTCATAAACTTGAGAAGTATTGGTTAGTATTCGGCATCATTCTATTAGGCGTCTTTTTGACAGTGCTTGGCATCTCTGCGTTTGCGGCAGGCAATCAGCCGGCTTCGGACGCGGATTTGATCGACCCGGCAAAAGTGCATCAAACCGCACCGTTCGACAAACCGGGACTCCATAAGATTGGCGACAACGAGTATGAGCTCGTCATGGTCGCCCAAGCGTTCACATTCACTCCGGGCAATGTGGAAATTCCAAAAGGTGCGAAAGTCACGTTTCTCGTCACCTCACCGGACGTCGTCCACGGGTTCCAATTGACAGGGACTCCGGTCAACATGATGGTCGTACCAGGCCACATCAACTCGCTCACATATACGTTTGACGAGGCAGGCGAGTTCTTGATTCTGTGTAACGAATATTGTGGAACCGGCCATCATATGATGGCGACAAAAATTAAGGTGGTGGACTAA
- a CDS encoding cytochrome c oxidase subunit 2A, whose protein sequence is MDKNGGQEPNLKGTFTSVMIVAGVIIAMWSSVFYLFVTR, encoded by the coding sequence GTGGATAAAAACGGTGGACAAGAACCGAACTTAAAAGGCACGTTCACATCGGTCATGATTGTCGCGGGCGTCATCATTGCCATGTGGTCGTCGGTCTTTTACTTATTTGTGACACGATAA